The Petroclostridium xylanilyticum region TCCACCCTAACCTTGATGTGATATACAAATATAAAGCCTCCCAGGCTGCCCAAAACAGCAATAGCAGCATTGATCAAGAGTACTTTTATACTATTCTCAAATACATAGAGCAATGTGAAATAGATTAGGAAAAATAGAAGAGCACTCCCCCACTCCCTTTGTAAAACCAGAAAGCCCATGTGAGCATATGCAGCTGCCAATAAAACAACTTTACTTCCTATGATTATTTGTCTATCTCCTAACGGTATGACAGGAGGCTTTAACTGTTCAGGATGCCTATAATAACAGGCTAAAAAGAAGATAAAGATAATCTTAATAAGTTCCGAAGGCTGAAAGCTATGTCCTTTTATAACAATCCAGTTGGTTGCACCCTGAATATTTCTTCCCAAAAACAAAGTCAATAAAAATAACGAAAAGGAACCGCCAAGGTACAAATATATCAGACGATCCCATATGTTTAACTTTAGGTAAATATAGTAGCTTAAGAAAAATAAAATAATGCCTCCCGTAAACCAGATGATCTGTTTCACACCTAATTCCTTATCCAGGCGGTAAATCATGATGATTCCCATACTTACAAGCATGGCAACGATTAAAAACAAATATTCATCTCCGCAATTTTTCTTTATAAGAATAAAATAGGTTAGATATATGATTGCAACAACACCTAGTCCTGCTAATAATGTATACCTATCAAAGGATGCCTTATAAAAGGATAAAAGAATAAAAGCAATAACATTGGCCAATATAATCATTCTAACAGGCCGGCGATAATTCAAAAGTTTCCACATAATACTTGCTACCTCATTTTTTATCATTTACAAACAAAAAATCGATCTGTCCAATATGAATTCTGTCCCCGTTTTTTAACGCTACCGGTTCCACACCTATCTTTACATCATTTATAAATGTCCCGTTGGTGCTTCCTAAATCTTTCAAAAGATACATACCGTTTTCCAGTATCAAATGTGCATGTTCCCCGGAAAGGTACGGATCCTGGATAACAATGTCATTTTTACTTGAACGCCCAATTGTCTTATTTTCATTCAGGGTGTAGCTTTCCTGGACTTTAAAATCCAGACGCTCCCTCCGGTTTATTAACTTTAAATAAGGGTATTTCTCATGGATTTTTTTCCCCTGTCCATTCATAGATTTAATGTCCAAATAGATAAGACGGATAATTCCAAATATAAAGACATAGATGATAACTATAAAAATATATTTAAATATGGAAGAAAGTATCTCGAACATTTTATACATCCCTCTTTAGACCTAATGACTAACACAGGCCTCAACCTGGCATTTACATTATTTCTTTAACAGGTAAGTTCTACCTGCTACTGATTAATTAACAACAGCATAACTAGAATACCTAAAACAATTCTATAATATCCAAAGAGTTTAAAGTCTTTCTTTCTAATATAATTCATAAAGACTGCAATTACACCCCAGGCTACAAGAAAGGATACTACAAAGCCTGCCAAAAGTATTTGCCACTGCTGGGCAGTCAGGGCTGTACCACCTTTTAACAGGGAATAGGCGGATGCTGCAAACATGGTTGGTATGGCCAGGAAGAAAGAAAACTCTGCTGCCACTTTCCTTGAGGACCCTATCAGCATGCCACCTATAATTGTAGCCGCTGACCTTGAAGTACCCGGAATCATGGCCAGGCACTGAAATATCCCGATTAAAAACGCATCCTTATATGTTATATCGGAAATTGCATTCATTCTGCTGGTTTTCTTCCTATTTTCAATCCATATTAAAACGATCCCGCCGATAAATAAAGTAATGGAAACTGTAAGCGGGTTAAACAATCGTTCTTCAATGACATCACCAAAGATAACGCCCAATACTAATGCCGGCATAACTCCAATAATTGTGTTTTTCCACAAGGCGATGATTTCCCATTTTTGTCCTGCGATTTTGTTTTTCGCAAATGGATTTAACTTATCTCTAAAGTATATGATGACAGACAAAATCGCTCCAAGTTGAATCACAACATTAAATATATTGCTAAATTGACCCTCTAATTTAAACCATTGATTTGCAATAATCAAATGCCCTGTTGAAGAAATCGGGAGAAATTCAGTAAAGCCTTCTATAATTCCCAGGATAATTGCTGATA contains the following coding sequences:
- a CDS encoding undecaprenyl-diphosphate phosphatase; translated protein: MNQLISAIILGIIEGFTEFLPISSTGHLIIANQWFKLEGQFSNIFNVVIQLGAILSVIIYFRDKLNPFAKNKIAGQKWEIIALWKNTIIGVMPALVLGVIFGDVIEERLFNPLTVSITLFIGGIVLIWIENRKKTSRMNAISDITYKDAFLIGIFQCLAMIPGTSRSAATIIGGMLIGSSRKVAAEFSFFLAIPTMFAASAYSLLKGGTALTAQQWQILLAGFVVSFLVAWGVIAVFMNYIRKKDFKLFGYYRIVLGILVMLLLINQ
- a CDS encoding FtsW/RodA/SpoVE family cell cycle protein is translated as MIKNEVASIMWKLLNYRRPVRMIILANVIAFILLSFYKASFDRYTLLAGLGVVAIIYLTYFILIKKNCGDEYLFLIVAMLVSMGIIMIYRLDKELGVKQIIWFTGGIILFFLSYYIYLKLNIWDRLIYLYLGGSFSLFLLTLFLGRNIQGATNWIVIKGHSFQPSELIKIIFIFFLACYYRHPEQLKPPVIPLGDRQIIIGSKVVLLAAAYAHMGFLVLQREWGSALLFFLIYFTLLYVFENSIKVLLINAAIAVLGSLGGFIFVYHIKVRVDVWLNPWADIAGKGYQIAQSLFAIASGGFFGTGIGLGSPQFIPEVQTDFIFSAICEEMGIFGGVAVVLMCFILAYRGFKIALEIEDLFHKTVALGITLMFGFQTFIIIGGVIKLIPLTGITLPFVSYGGSSLTTSFIALGILQAISRKIYEGEEKNAVAEQ
- a CDS encoding FHA domain-containing protein → MFEILSSIFKYIFIVIIYVFIFGIIRLIYLDIKSMNGQGKKIHEKYPYLKLINRRERLDFKVQESYTLNENKTIGRSSKNDIVIQDPYLSGEHAHLILENGMYLLKDLGSTNGTFINDVKIGVEPVALKNGDRIHIGQIDFLFVNDKK